From one Deltaproteobacteria bacterium genomic stretch:
- a CDS encoding 4Fe-4S binding protein, translated as MRLAVLETEKCIGCQNCMFACSRRQNEAGLVKSCIGVRSIGGMERGFTVIVCRACEDPPCAKVCPTDALTPREGGGVNIDMEKCIGCRRCQDACIIGAVFWNDEINKPMICIHCGFCVNFCPHGVLGLEKKKEIEYAQK; from the coding sequence ATGAGACTGGCCGTACTGGAAACGGAAAAATGTATCGGCTGCCAGAACTGCATGTTTGCCTGCTCGCGGAGGCAGAACGAAGCGGGACTCGTCAAGTCCTGTATCGGTGTCCGTTCCATCGGCGGTATGGAGCGGGGATTTACCGTCATTGTCTGCCGGGCCTGCGAGGACCCTCCCTGCGCCAAGGTCTGCCCCACCGACGCCCTCACACCGAGAGAGGGCGGCGGCGTCAATATCGATATGGAAAAGTGTATCGGCTGCCGGCGCTGCCAGGATGCCTGTATCATCGGGGCCGTGTTCTGGAACGATGAGATAAACAAGCCGATGATCTGCATACACTGTGGTTTCTGCGTCAACTTCTGCCCCCACGGCGTACTGGGCCTGGAGAAGAAAAAGGAGATCGAGTATGCTCAAAAATGA
- a CDS encoding SDR family oxidoreductase: protein MAEVNYSDRTVFITGGSSGIGLAAAKLLASRGAPVVIFARGEARLETAAAAIRECSPSLAQTCAWRQLDVTRDDDVLRTMIHAVDDFGAPRILINSAGFSYPDYFENITAEKFDETIRTNLHGTRNTIHALLPAMKVRGGNIVNISSLAGLVGIFGYTAYCAAKFAVIGFSESLRSEVKRHHITVSVLCPPDTDTPMLAEENRTKPPETRAIAGNAGVMTPEEVARVMIRGMEKGTFIIIPGLEGKLLYYARRFFPAIVDSVMDRAVRSVSRDEGRKDRSGTPSEK, encoded by the coding sequence ATGGCTGAAGTCAATTACTCGGATCGCACCGTCTTCATAACGGGAGGATCGAGCGGTATCGGCCTCGCGGCGGCGAAGCTGCTCGCGTCGCGGGGAGCCCCCGTCGTGATCTTCGCCCGGGGCGAAGCGAGGCTCGAAACCGCGGCGGCGGCGATCCGGGAATGTTCCCCGTCACTGGCTCAAACCTGTGCCTGGCGGCAGCTTGACGTAACCCGGGATGATGATGTCCTCCGGACGATGATCCATGCCGTGGATGATTTCGGTGCCCCCCGGATACTGATAAACAGCGCCGGGTTCAGTTATCCCGATTATTTCGAGAACATAACGGCGGAAAAGTTCGACGAGACGATCCGAACCAATCTGCATGGGACCAGAAATACGATCCATGCCCTGCTTCCTGCCATGAAGGTTCGGGGCGGAAATATCGTCAACATATCGTCACTCGCGGGGCTGGTCGGCATTTTCGGCTATACGGCTTACTGTGCGGCGAAGTTCGCCGTTATCGGTTTTTCAGAGTCGCTGCGGAGCGAAGTGAAGCGCCATCACATCACCGTTTCCGTCCTCTGCCCTCCCGATACCGATACGCCCATGCTGGCAGAGGAAAACAGGACAAAACCGCCGGAAACACGTGCCATAGCGGGGAATGCCGGCGTTATGACGCCTGAAGAGGTAGCCCGTGTCATGATCAGGGGAATGGAGAAGGGGACATTCATCATAATACCGGGCCTCGAGGGGAAGCTGCTGTATTATGCCCGTCGTTTTTTCCCGGCGATCGTCGACTCCGTCATGGATCGCGCCGTCCGCTCGGTATCCCGCGACGAAGGCCGGAAAGACCGGTCAGGGACGCCATCTGAAAAATGA
- a CDS encoding aldehyde ferredoxin oxidoreductase family protein, protein MLKNDPLANVLYIDLTKRTFERKRRKGLFERHLGGAGVAAQLLHEECPEGCDPLSPDNPIIFAVGPLTALFPLASKTVAMFKSPHTGNLGESHCGGRSAVAIRMAGYGAIVIKGASDIPIYLSIDGNQVRFREASTLWGMGCFSTGRVIRENETGAGLRTIMRIGKAGENLVSYSCVTTETYRHFGRLGLGAVFGSKKLKAVAVSGKSSLPLADVKLYRKLYNNVYKTAVSSEVMKKYHDLGTAENIIPLNNYGGLPTRNLKEARFESSENISGEALAKKYLGRRLACSHCPVGCIHIAALREPYEDEAFFYRTTMISYDYEPLYSLGTMLGVSNPEDYLKLMDRVEALGIDAMSAGVVLAWATEAREKGLISDTELLDAALEWGNVGEYAKAVRYIIEQPNDFYRALARGVEHAATIYGGLEFALSFAGNEMPGYHTGPGAHVGTLIGARHSHLDNAGYSADQKTLSKTETSPEKLAEMLLEEEWWRQILSSLVVCFFARGIYTPELTAQLLAVAGFPLEKEDLDRIGREIFAAKYRFKVREGFSLDNLRLPGRILETKTPVPQMSEEYMRKAIAHVKEILTGQGIFESGAS, encoded by the coding sequence ATGCTCAAAAATGATCCCCTGGCCAACGTCCTTTATATCGATCTGACAAAAAGGACCTTTGAGAGGAAGCGAAGAAAGGGACTCTTCGAGCGACACCTGGGCGGGGCGGGCGTCGCGGCGCAGCTCCTTCATGAGGAGTGTCCCGAGGGGTGTGATCCCCTGTCCCCGGATAATCCTATCATCTTCGCCGTGGGTCCCCTGACGGCCCTCTTCCCCCTGGCGTCGAAGACGGTTGCCATGTTCAAATCACCTCACACGGGCAACCTGGGCGAAAGCCACTGCGGCGGCAGGAGTGCCGTGGCGATACGCATGGCGGGATACGGCGCCATCGTCATAAAGGGTGCCAGCGATATACCCATCTATCTCTCCATAGACGGAAACCAGGTCCGCTTCCGTGAGGCATCGACACTGTGGGGCATGGGATGCTTTTCCACGGGAAGGGTCATCAGGGAGAATGAAACCGGTGCGGGGCTCAGGACCATCATGCGTATCGGCAAGGCAGGAGAGAACCTGGTATCATATTCCTGTGTCACCACCGAAACGTACCGGCATTTTGGCAGGCTGGGCCTTGGCGCCGTTTTCGGCAGCAAGAAGCTGAAGGCCGTCGCCGTTTCCGGCAAATCGTCTCTGCCGCTCGCGGATGTCAAACTGTACCGGAAACTTTACAACAATGTGTATAAAACGGCCGTCAGTTCCGAAGTGATGAAAAAGTACCATGACCTGGGGACGGCGGAGAATATTATTCCCCTGAACAACTACGGCGGGCTCCCCACAAGAAATCTCAAGGAGGCCCGCTTCGAATCGTCGGAAAACATTTCCGGAGAGGCCCTGGCAAAGAAATACCTGGGAAGGCGCCTGGCGTGCAGTCACTGTCCCGTCGGCTGTATCCATATCGCCGCTCTCAGAGAGCCTTACGAAGACGAGGCCTTTTTCTACCGGACAACCATGATCTCCTATGATTATGAGCCCCTCTATTCGCTGGGCACCATGCTGGGCGTTTCGAACCCCGAGGATTACCTGAAGCTGATGGACCGCGTGGAGGCCTTGGGCATCGATGCCATGAGCGCCGGCGTCGTGCTGGCCTGGGCCACGGAGGCCAGGGAAAAGGGATTGATCTCCGATACGGAGCTTCTCGACGCGGCCCTCGAGTGGGGAAATGTCGGTGAGTACGCGAAGGCCGTCCGCTACATCATCGAACAGCCCAATGATTTCTATCGTGCCCTCGCGCGGGGGGTGGAACACGCGGCGACCATTTACGGGGGACTGGAGTTCGCCCTTTCCTTCGCGGGGAACGAGATGCCCGGCTATCACACGGGACCGGGCGCGCATGTGGGCACGCTGATCGGCGCGCGCCACAGCCATCTTGACAACGCCGGGTACAGCGCCGATCAGAAGACCCTCTCCAAAACGGAAACAAGCCCGGAGAAACTGGCGGAGATGCTGCTGGAAGAAGAATGGTGGCGCCAGATCCTTTCGAGCCTCGTGGTCTGCTTCTTCGCCCGGGGCATCTACACACCCGAGCTGACGGCCCAATTGCTGGCGGTGGCGGGGTTCCCCCTTGAAAAGGAAGACCTTGACCGCATCGGCCGGGAAATATTCGCCGCCAAATACCGGTTCAAGGTGCGGGAAGGCTTTTCACTGGACAACCTTCGCCTGCCGGGGCGGATCCTGGAAACGAAAACGCCCGTGCCGCAGATGAGCGAAGAATATATGAGGAAGGCCATCGCCCATGTGAAGGAGATCCTCACCGGCCAGGGGATCTTTGAGTCGGGGGCTTCATGA
- a CDS encoding DUF4185 domain-containing protein: MRVRRAAIFILCAVIIIVIVLDVGPVRAVDGLPELLAEPWPEAEQLFRRDGFWLGGDGASTVALGAERILWLFGDSFIDPAGTGDRRAASIIRNSIAVQKGRDPAGATVSFFWRDDDGCPLPFFPGNGDRWYWPGAGVRLETGLLIFLMEIEEAQNELGFDAAGWKAVTVDNPDDEPPCWRLERISQLPGKDFGIIVGSGSAFVRDEHLYAVGADPERRNIYVLRWSLKDAGRADLSRPCWWSGESGRWVPVDRLSGVPSPLFTEGQMEFTLHYNESLGKYLHIQTGTFIDPAIMLRGARNITGPWSSPERVYEVPESREKGLFVYAGKAHPSLAGADLVITYNVNTMDRERLLSDRGIYFPRFVKVFLALCSGTK, encoded by the coding sequence ATGAGAGTGCGCCGCGCCGCGATATTTATCCTGTGCGCGGTTATCATAATCGTGATAGTCCTCGACGTCGGGCCTGTGCGGGCCGTCGACGGTCTCCCCGAACTGCTCGCGGAACCCTGGCCCGAAGCGGAACAACTGTTCCGTCGTGACGGATTCTGGCTCGGCGGCGACGGTGCTTCCACGGTCGCTCTGGGAGCGGAACGGATACTCTGGCTTTTCGGTGACAGCTTCATAGATCCCGCCGGAACGGGTGACCGCCGTGCGGCTTCGATCATTCGGAACAGCATCGCCGTTCAGAAGGGGCGCGATCCCGCGGGGGCAACGGTATCCTTTTTCTGGCGGGACGATGACGGGTGCCCCCTGCCGTTTTTCCCGGGAAACGGCGACCGCTGGTACTGGCCCGGAGCGGGAGTGCGACTTGAGACAGGTCTCCTGATATTTCTCATGGAGATCGAAGAGGCACAGAACGAACTGGGATTCGACGCCGCGGGCTGGAAAGCCGTGACGGTGGATAACCCCGATGACGAACCGCCCTGCTGGCGGTTGGAGCGGATCAGTCAACTGCCCGGAAAGGATTTCGGGATCATCGTTGGTTCCGGGAGCGCCTTTGTTCGCGATGAGCATCTCTATGCCGTCGGCGCGGACCCTGAGCGAAGGAACATATATGTCCTTCGATGGTCTTTGAAGGACGCGGGACGGGCGGACCTGTCCCGGCCTTGCTGGTGGTCAGGTGAATCGGGGCGATGGGTGCCGGTGGACCGGCTTTCGGGAGTTCCGTCTCCCCTGTTTACCGAAGGCCAGATGGAATTCACCCTTCATTACAACGAGAGCCTCGGCAAGTACCTGCACATCCAGACCGGGACCTTCATCGATCCGGCCATCATGCTCCGTGGGGCTAGGAACATAACCGGTCCATGGTCCTCACCCGAAAGGGTCTATGAAGTCCCTGAGTCGCGGGAGAAGGGGCTGTTCGTTTACGCGGGCAAGGCCCACCCGTCGCTGGCCGGAGCTGATCTCGTCATCACGTACAACGTCAACACCATGGATCGGGAGCGGCTCCTGAGCGACAGGGGGATCTATTTCCCCCGTTTCGTGAAGGTGTTCCTCGCCCTCTGTTCCGGAACCAAGTGA